Below is a genomic region from Calditrichota bacterium.
TGTCAGGACTGAAGCGGTAGTGATCGAGCGAATCGCCATGGGTGTCAAGATAGAATAAGTTCAACGTCCCGCGCTGCGGCCAGCGAGGATCAGGCCACAATTGTCCCAAAATCATTAGATTGCGACCCGAAATCACCGCAAATTGACATCTCCATTCAAAGTTAAATTCACGAAATTTAATTCGACGATAGTCAATGCTATCCCCATCTGCATTGTATTCAATGAATATAAGGCATGCAATGTAAATTATGGAGTCCGGGTAAGTCCGATGACGCGCAGTATCTGACCCCATCGTTACCGCACCCCATCGCCCATCCTCGAATTGGAATAAATTCTTGTTGATGTTAACAGGATAAGTTTCATACCAGACGCGCGCATGCATCGTCTCCTTATACCATATTTCATTCCCGGACGTGTCTAACTTGGTCATTGTGAACCATTCCATCCTATCAATAACATTGATCCGCCGATAGACGACAAAGGTGTCGCGTCGTCCCCAAAAGACAAACTGATCCGGATTATTCCGGTCAGGGGTAATGCCCTTGACCCATTGGGATTGGACGAAAGCCCCATTGGGCCGGGGATAGGCAATGCGCCGAGTCCAAAGCGTCTCTCCCGCCTCATTGATGCGCGCGGCATAGACGTCCCGGGTGTCCCCCCCTATGACCCCGGCGTTGTAGAAGACCAGCATATAGCCATTCGGGTCGCGCTCGACATCGACCAACTCATGATACCGGAACAAGGGCAGCCGAATCTCCCGGAACCGCTCCTCGACAAAGCCCGTATCGCTGATATGGAAGCGATAGAGATAATGACGGTCACTGTTTTCACCTTCACGTCGGCGTCCACCTACAATTTCGATCCAGCCGCCGCCCAAGTTATGGCAGAACTTAAGCGTGTGGTAGGGAAATTCATCGTCGATCGGAACGACTTCAGTTGTATCCAATACCTGACTTGTCGTATCAACAAAGATCATTCGATACCCATACCACATAGAGTGAATTTCCAATAGTGAGTCGCCCAAGTCAACCATAAATGGACTGATTTTCCGGCGAATGACGTGCATTGAGTCCCACATCAGTGCTTCGGCTCCGACGGGAAACAACGCAAGCGCAAGAAGCAGCAGATTTCGCCGCATCTTACTCATCACACTGGAGGGGGGCGGGGAAAATCTCCCCGCCCCCCTTGCATTCATTGCCATCCTACCGCACCAGCGCGACTTGCGAGACGCGAACTCCGCCCGGACCTTCGGCACGAACGAAGTAAAGACCGGCGGCAACACCTTCGGCGTCCCAAACCAGTCGGTGCTTCCCGGCCGGACGTAAGCCTTGCGCCAAGGTTTGAATCCTCCGCCCTATGAGGTCATAGACCGCAACCTCGATCCTTCCCGCCTCCGGTAGGTCGAGCGTCATCTGCGTTTTCCCGTTGAAGGGATTGGGGTGAATCGAACGCAGCGCAAACGCCGACGGCACCAACTTGTGGCGGATGGCACCCATCGCATAAGCCTCGTCGATCAAACTGTGCAGATGACTGATGTCGCTGTCCAGCCGCGCCAGCCCAGAATGGACCTCTCCCGCCGCGTTGATTTCATGGCCGTCGTCGAGCATCGATTCGGCGAGTATCAGATACTTCTCGTTGCGCAGACTGTCGACAATGTCGTCGAGCGCTTCCCGCCGGGCGATGAAGCCGTCACGGCAATCCTCATAGCGGCCCTCATTGGCAAGCGAAAGGATCGCCACGGTTTCGGCAGTAAAGCGAAGTCCCGCATCGTTGCACTCCTCCGCAAAAGATCCTAGGAAGCCGCGAAGGTTGTCGAATGCGCCCCCGCTATTGGCATAGCAGCCCCGTAGATAGCGCAGGGCCGAATGGCGATGCCCGCCCAGGTCCTCATCCGCCGCGGCACGTTGCAGATAGGGGATCGCTCCGGCATAGTCGCCGGCGTGCATGAGATCGAGGGCTATGAAGAAGTCGCTGAAATCGTCGATATAGTCCTCCGACCAATCTGAATAGTCAACCTGCGCCGGATGGCTGAATAGGCTGTCTTCAAACTCGGAAGGATCCGCGACTCCCCAGTGATTGCCGCGAGCCTTAAGCGTATCCTGGCCGTTGCTGACGAAGGTTATCGCCTTGCGAATGGGAACGCCGTTTCCATTCAATTGAGGCATGATGTTGTTGGCGGTATAGTCCATCACCGGGAATGAGACATCCCGCAGCAGCATTTCGGTGGTGCCGCTGAGCGTAATGTCAATATGATCGAATTCGGGGGTCGACTCGTCGCAATGCAGTCCATACTTGCCGTTGTCGTCGATCCAGGTCTCAAGTCCATTAGCATCATTTCTTAGAAGATTGACTTCGGAACCCAGCATGCGGACCCCGGACGAGAGGCTTTGGGTGCCCAGATTATCGTGGGAAAGCAGATTCCGGCACCATACGAATCCCGTTGGACAGTTGACCGTTAGGACATTTTCATAACGACACTCCAGCACTTCAACGCCGGTCAGGTTGACTCGCGAGTTGTTAAGATAGATGCCGGTGCCGCAGTCCTCAACTACCACGTTTGTAAGTTCGACATTTCCGCCTTCGGCATCGACATTGCGGACTTCTATGCCGGCATAGTTGCTTTGGGTATCGCGAACCTCGATCTCCCGCAGCACGCAGTCAAGAGCATTGTCTCCGTTCAGGTAGATGCCCTTCCAACCGGACCCGGTGCCGTGATAACCGAAGACGATGGTTCCTTCTTCGTCCAGCGGGTTGGTTTCCAGCGTCCCATTGACTATGAAGCGGTAGTTGCCGGTCGCGAGGATCGATGCCGAAGGACGGATCTGCAACTCTGGTGTGCCGCCAATCTGCACGTGAGCAACCGTAAAGTCCGCGAACATATAGTAAACCGCCCATGGCATTAGGCCGGTTCCACTCGAGCCCAACTTCACATAGGATTCGAGCGTCGCGGTCCCGGCTTCGTTGCGGTTGCTGTTTCCGTGGGGCCCGCCGAAGATGCCGCAATCGACATCCGAGGATCCGACATCGAGCCAGTTGGCGTCGTGATTGACATTCATCAAGGCGTTGATGCCCTCGCCCGTCGGGTTCGACCCATTCCACAGGAAGTGGAAGTCAAATGGTGAGGCTTCGCTCACAAGCCGCACCACCGCCCCGTCAACACCGTCCTGGATGCAGCCTGAAATCGCGCAATTGGTCCCGCCGTCGTTCTGAAAGGCGTTGAACTCGTAGATCACGGGTGGATCATTGGTCTCGGTAGTGACATTGATCCCGGTGCCGTCATTGTCGCCGAAGATGTTGTAACTCAACTCGAGCATATAGGTCGGATTCTCGGGATCGAAGGTCTGCGGCCAGACGTTGTTCCCTTCGCCATCCTGATATGAGTCCGGATCCCAGCCCTCGACTCGCAGGCCGTCCCGGTCATTCGACCAGAGGTTGCAGTTGCGGATGCGAACCTTCAGATTCTCATCTTGCTGCCCACCTTGATAGTCGAGGTCGGAAATGCGGATTCCATCAGTCGCGTTGTCGTAGATGGCGCAGTTGTAAATGTTGTAGTAAGATCCGCCGGTGTGAGTTGAATTATCGAAGAGAATTCCGGTCCCGGCATTTCTGAATATCTCGTTAACAGATTCTCCGCCACCTATGGCACCTCTTAGTAGCAAGGCCGGCGCCGTGATGTCCTCATGGCGGTTGCCGCGCATCGTATAGTATTGACCTTCCCGGCCGAGTTCGGCGCCCGATCCACCCATCGCACTGAAATGGCAGTTCGTAACCTCGAAAGAGATCTGGGTGCTGCCCGGATCGGACGAAGTGTTGAGTCCGGTGCCGTAGTGCGAACTGATGGTGCAGGCTTCCATCTCCAGCGCTACGTCATCGCCGGCGATGTAAAGCCCGTCGTTGTCGCTGAGGCGGACTGTGCAGTTGGAGAGGGTAACCGAAGCGTCGTCGTCGGTTACAATGTGCGCAGTAGTTCTTCCACCAAACTCGAAGACGGTATAGCCTGCGTCCAATACGCCTTCGTAAGGCCCCGCCCCCGTTACGAGGAGCCCTTCGAACAGCCCTCGCGTCGTGTCGGATCCGAGATTGGTGAACTTCACCGGCGACTGGGCGGTGCCGTAGCACTGCAGCGTCCCGCGCACCTCGACGGTTGGGTAGCCGGTGTTGTCGCCGCCATAGTCCCAGTCGAACTCGACCGCGACGCCCGATTCGAGCGTCAAGGTCGCCCCCGACGGGACATAAGCGTCCCCCGCGATGATGAATTGGTCGGATGAAGTCCAGGTCGTGCCGGGCCCGCCGG
It encodes:
- a CDS encoding T9SS type A sorting domain-containing protein; the protein is MAMNARGAGRFSPPPSSVMSKMRRNLLLLALALFPVGAEALMWDSMHVIRRKISPFMVDLGDSLLEIHSMWYGYRMIFVDTTSQVLDTTEVVPIDDEFPYHTLKFCHNLGGGWIEIVGGRRREGENSDRHYLYRFHISDTGFVEERFREIRLPLFRYHELVDVERDPNGYMLVFYNAGVIGGDTRDVYAARINEAGETLWTRRIAYPRPNGAFVQSQWVKGITPDRNNPDQFVFWGRRDTFVVYRRINVIDRMEWFTMTKLDTSGNEIWYKETMHARVWYETYPVNINKNLFQFEDGRWGAVTMGSDTARHRTYPDSIIYIACLIFIEYNADGDSIDYRRIKFREFNFEWRCQFAVISGRNLMILGQLWPDPRWPQRGTLNLFYLDTHGDSLDHYRFSPDTVALSTKKMLVRPDGKLMVWVSDNDVVEMYRRDTDLLYEFYPDGRPGSVKPGVLPAVPERYVLYPAWPNPFNAQTTISYSLPAPGAVRLRVYDGLGRQVSDLSPRGQLGEGLHTAIWDASDRPAGIYLIRLDAAGQSLSRKVALVK
- a CDS encoding T9SS type A sorting domain-containing protein, producing the protein MFARYATRFLVSLFTIGIVSLSLFLSLTPGGAMAATYVFGEDGNNQDLTGTGGPGTTWTSSDQFIIAGDAYVPSGATLTLESGVAVEFDWDYGGDNTGYPTVEVRGTLQCYGTAQSPVKFTNLGSDTTRGLFEGLLVTGAGPYEGVLDAGYTVFEFGGRTTAHIVTDDDASVTLSNCTVRLSDNDGLYIAGDDVALEMEACTISSHYGTGLNTSSDPGSTQISFEVTNCHFSAMGGSGAELGREGQYYTMRGNRHEDITAPALLLRGAIGGGESVNEIFRNAGTGILFDNSTHTGGSYYNIYNCAIYDNATDGIRISDLDYQGGQQDENLKVRIRNCNLWSNDRDGLRVEGWDPDSYQDGEGNNVWPQTFDPENPTYMLELSYNIFGDNDGTGINVTTETNDPPVIYEFNAFQNDGGTNCAISGCIQDGVDGAVVRLVSEASPFDFHFLWNGSNPTGEGINALMNVNHDANWLDVGSSDVDCGIFGGPHGNSNRNEAGTATLESYVKLGSSGTGLMPWAVYYMFADFTVAHVQIGGTPELQIRPSASILATGNYRFIVNGTLETNPLDEEGTIVFGYHGTGSGWKGIYLNGDNALDCVLREIEVRDTQSNYAGIEVRNVDAEGGNVELTNVVVEDCGTGIYLNNSRVNLTGVEVLECRYENVLTVNCPTGFVWCRNLLSHDNLGTQSLSSGVRMLGSEVNLLRNDANGLETWIDDNGKYGLHCDESTPEFDHIDITLSGTTEMLLRDVSFPVMDYTANNIMPQLNGNGVPIRKAITFVSNGQDTLKARGNHWGVADPSEFEDSLFSHPAQVDYSDWSEDYIDDFSDFFIALDLMHAGDYAGAIPYLQRAAADEDLGGHRHSALRYLRGCYANSGGAFDNLRGFLGSFAEECNDAGLRFTAETVAILSLANEGRYEDCRDGFIARREALDDIVDSLRNEKYLILAESMLDDGHEINAAGEVHSGLARLDSDISHLHSLIDEAYAMGAIRHKLVPSAFALRSIHPNPFNGKTQMTLDLPEAGRIEVAVYDLIGRRIQTLAQGLRPAGKHRLVWDAEGVAAGLYFVRAEGPGGVRVSQVALVR